Proteins found in one Zea mays cultivar B73 chromosome 1, Zm-B73-REFERENCE-NAM-5.0, whole genome shotgun sequence genomic segment:
- the LOC100278698 gene encoding uncharacterized protein LOC100278698 produces MDILLGSGRFLARRTPLMLVPRCSRGSRDRSGSDKGETSADWDKAWAKFKKKGKRTLFSDFSPDKYVTWNPRRSEYPLSEEVDPIKRTERSNLMLWTSPQFTLVGAIIIVLTLLIYTLVVPPK; encoded by the exons ATGGATATACTGCTAGGTTCTGGGAGATTCTTGGCGCGACGGACTCCCCTCATGCTCGTCCCTCGCTGCTCTCGAGGCTCCCGGGACAGAAGCGGCAGCGACAAAG GTGAAACCTCTGCTGACTGGGACAAGGCATGGGCTAAGTtcaagaagaaagggaagaggacCCTCTTTTCTGATTTCTCACCAGACAAGTATGTGACCTGGAACCCACGGCGCAGCGAGTATCCGTTGTCAGAAGAGGTTGATCCAATCAAGAGAACTGAAAGATCTAACTTGATGCTTTGGACGAGTCCCCAGTTCACGTTGGTGGGGGCGATTATCATCGTCTTGACATTACTAATCTACACACTAGTCGTTCCTCCCAAGTAA
- the LOC100275370 gene encoding uncharacterized protein, whose translation MERLPPHQEKAARRTLPRRGQIKAGIFASLFRCIVAPEAPARKEGGTNKDGSSSHHRGCKNKDGGSHRRVSPGG comes from the coding sequence ATGGAGCGGCTGCCGCCGCACCAGGAGAAGGCGGCGAGGCGGACCCTTCCTCGGCGCGGGCAGATCAAGGCGGGCATCTTCGCGAGCCTGTTCCGGTGCATCGTCGCCCCCGAGGCACCCGCGCGCAAGGAAGGCGGCACGAACAAAGatggcagcagcagccaccaccgcgGCTGCAAGAACAAAGATGGCGGCAGCCACCGCCGCGTCTCCCCCGGTGGCTGA